GTGTCGGGCACGCTGTTGGGTGTCTGAGGGTACGGCCGAATGTGGCTGCCTTCAGTGCCGGCCCCAGTGCACTCGGACTACTGGTTCGGGGTGATGGGTGGTTGGTCGTTGTTTGAGAACTGCACAGTGGACGCGAGCATCTGTGGCCAAGTTTTTAAGGGCGCACGGTGGATGCCTTGGCACCAGGAACCGATGAAGGACGTGGGAGGCCACGATAGTCCCCGGGGAGTCGTCAACCAGGCTTTGATCCGGGGGTTTCCGAATGGGGAAACCCGGCAGTCGTCATGGGCTGTCACCCGCTGCTGAACACATAGGCAGTGTGGAGGGAACGCGGGGAAGTGAAACATCTCAGTACCCGCAGGAAGAGAAAACAACCGTGATTCCGGGAGTAGTGGCGAGCGAAACTGGATGAGGCCAAACCTCAAGTGTGTGAGACCCGGCAGGGGTTGCGCTTGGGGGGTTGTGGGATCTCTCTTCTGTTGTCTGCCGGCGACAGGACGAGTCAGAAACCGTTGATGTAGGCGAAGGACATGCGAAAGGTCCGGCGTAGAGGGTAAGACCCCCGTAGTCGAAACGTCAGCGGCTCGTTTGAGAGACACCCAAGTAGCACGGGGCCCGAGAAATCCCGTGTGAATCTGGCGGGACCACCCGCTAAGCCTAAATATTCCCTGGTGACCGATAGCGGATAGTACCGTGAGGGAATGGTGAAAAGTACCGCGGGAGCGGAGTGAAATAGTACCTGAAACCGTGTGCCTACAAGCCGTGGGAGCGTCGGACACATCTTCGGATGTGTCTCGTGACTGCGTGCCTTTTGAAGAATGAGCCTGCGAGTTTGCGGTGTGTTGCGAGGTTAACCCGTGTGGGGAAGCCGTAGCGAAAGCGAGTCCGAATAGGGCGGTTTAGTAGCGCGCTCAAGACCCGAAGCGGAGTGATCTAGCCATGGGCAGGTTGAAGCGGCTGTAAGAGGTCGTGGAGGACCGAACCCACCAGGGTTGAAAACCTGGGGGATGACCTGTGGTTAGGGGTGAAAGGCCAATCAAACTCCGTGATAGCTGGTTCTCCCCGAAATGCATTTAGGTGCAGCGTCGTGTGTTTCTTGCCGGAGGTAGAGCACTGGATAGGCGATGGGCCCTACCGGGTTACTGACCTTAACCAAACTCCGAATGCCGGTAAGTGAGAGCGCGGCAGTGAGACTGTGGGGGATAAGCTCCATGGTCGAGAGGGAAACAGCCCAGAGCATCGACTAAGGCCCCTAAGCGTACGCTAAGTGGGAAAGGATGTGGAGTCGCAGAGACAACCAGGAGGTTGGCTTAGAAGCAGCCACCCTTGAAAGAGTGCGTAATAGCTCACTGGTCTAGTGATTCCGCGCCGACAATGTAGCGGGGCTCAAGCGTACCGCCGAAGTCGTGTCATTGCAGCAATACTCCCAACGGAGGCTGTGATGGGTAGGGGAGCGTCGTGTGCCGGGTGAAGCCGCGCCGGAAGGCAGTGGTGGACGGTTCACGAGTGAGAATGCAGGCATGAGTAGCGATACACACGTGAGAAACGTGTGCGCCGATTGACTAAGGGTTCCTGGGTCAAGCTGATCTGCCCAGGGTAAGTCGGGACCTAAGGCGAGGCCGACAGGCGTAGTCGATGGATAACCGGTTGATATTCCGGTACCCGCTGTGAAGCGTCAAACATCGAATCCAGTGATGCTAAGCCCGTGAAGCCGTTCCGGACCCTTCGGGGAAAGGAAAGTGGTGGAGCCGGTGACCCGAGCTGGTAGTAGGTGAGTGATGGGGTGACGCAGGAAGGTAGTCCATCCCGGGCGGTGGTTGTCCCGGGGTAAGGGTGTAGGACGTCAGGTAGGTAAATCCGCCTGGCAATTGTCTGAGACCTGATGCCGAGCCGATTGTGGTGAAGTGGATGATCCTATGCTGTCGAGAAAAGCCTCTAGCGAGTTTCATGGCGGCCCGTACCCTAAACCGACTCAGGTGGTCAGGTAGAGAATACCGAGGCGTTCGGGTGAACTATGGTTAAGGAACTCGGCAAAATGCCCCCGTAACTTCGGGAGAAGGGGGGCCATCACTGGTGAGGGGACGTGCTCCTCGAGCTGGGGGTGGCCGCAGAGACCAGCGAGAAGCGACTGTTTACTAAAAACACAGGTCCGTGCGAAGCCGTAAGGCGATGTATACGGACTGACGCCTGCCCGGTGCTGGAACGTTAAGGGGACCGGTTAGTCAGGATTCGTCTTGGCGAAGCTGAGAACTTAAGCGCCAGTAAACGGCGGTGGTAACTATAACCATCCTAAGGTAGCGAAATTCCTTGTCGGGTAAGTTCCGACCTGCACGAATGGCGTAACGACTTCTCGACTGTCTCAACCATAGGCCCGGTGAAATTGCACTACGAGTAAAGATGCTCGTTTCGCGCAGCAGGACGGAAAGACCCCGGGACCTTTACTACAGTTTGATATTGGTGTTCGGTTCGGCTTGTGTAGGATAGCTGGGAGACTGTGAAGCAGGCACGCCAGTGTTTGTGGAGTCGTCGTTGAAATACCAGTCTGGTCGTGCTGGATGTCTAACCTGGGTCCGTGATCCGGATCAGGGACAGTGTCTGATGGGTAGTTTAACTGGGGCGGTTGCCTCCCAAAGGGTAACGGAGGCGCCCAAAGGTTCCCTCAGCCTGGTTGGCAATCAGGTGTTGAGTGTAAGTGCACAAGGGAGCTTGACTGTGAGACCGACGGGTCGAGCAGGGACGAAAGTCGGGACTAGTGATCCGGCGGTGGCTTGTGGAAGCGCCGTCGCTCAACGGATAAAAGGTACCCCGGGGATAACAGGCTGATCTTCCCCAAGAGTCCATATCGACGGGATGGTTTGGCACCTCGATGTCGGCTCGTCGCATCCTGGGGCTGGAGTCGGTCCCAAGGGTTGGGCTGTTCGCCCATTAAAGCGGTACGCGAGCTGGGTTTAGAACGTCGTGAGACAGTTCGGTCCCTATCCGCTGTGCGCGTAGGAGTCTTGAGAAGGGCTGTCCCTAGTACGAGAGGACCGGGACGGACGAACCTCTGGTGTGCCAGTTGTCCTGCCAAGGGCATGGCTGGTTGGCTACGTTCGGGAGGGATAACCGCTGAAAGCATCTAAGCGGGAAGCCTGCTTCGAGATGAGGACTCCCACCCCCTTGAGGGGTTAAGGCTCCCAGTAGACGACTGGGTTGATAGGCCAGATCTGGAAGCGCCGTAAGGTGTGGAGGTGACTGGTACTAATAGGCCGAGGGCTTGTCCTCAGTTGCTCGCGTCCACTGTGTTGGTTCTGAAACCACGAACAACCCCGTTGTCGGGCCACGGCGACGGTGCGGTATTCACAGTTTCATAGTGTTTCGGTGGTCATAGCGTGAGGGAAACGCCCGGTTACATTCCGAACCCGGAAGCTAAGCCTTACAGCGCCGATGGTACTGCAGGGGGGACCCTGTGGGAGAGTAGGACGCCGCCGAACTTCTTTTAGAGCTCCGGCTCTTGGGCATACAGCCCGAGAGCCGGAGCTTTTTTGTTTCCTCTGGGAGTTTTGCCGATGGCGTCCGTCCCGACCCCCTCTGTACCAGAGCGTGAAGGCTGCGGGTAAAGTCAGGGGGCATCGTTGGCTCGTTTCCCACAGGAGGCCCCCGGGTGGAGGTCCAGGAGACCCGCGTCCAGACAGACCGGGTCCTCACCATCCCGAACATCCTCAGCATGGCGCGCCTTGCCGGCGTACCCATCTTCCTGTGGCTGATCCTCAGGCCGGAGTTCGGCGGTCCCAAGAGTGACGGCTGGGCGCTGCTCGTGCTCATGCTGAGCGGTATCAGCGACTATCTGGACGGGAAGCTCGCCCGGCGCTGGAACCAGATCAGCAGCCTTGGCCGGCTGCTTGATCCCGCCGCCGACCGGCTCTACATTTTGTCGACTCTTGTGGGCCTCACCTGGCGCGAGATTCTCCCGCTCTGGTTGACCGCTGTACTTCTGGCGCGCGAGTTGCTTCTGCTGGTGATGGTGGGCATCCTCCGGCGTCACGGCTATCCGCCGCCGCAGGTCAACTTCCTTGGGAAGGCGGCCACGTTCAACCTGATGTATGCTTTCCCGCTGCTGCTGCTCAGTGACGCAAGTGGATGGATCGCGTCACTCGCTGCTATTTTCGGCTGGGCGTTCGCCGGATGGGGTACAACGCTCTACTGGTGGGCAGGGATCCTCTACGTGGTTCAGGTCCGCCGTCTCGTCAGGGCGGACGCCATGGCCGATTGAGCTCGCCGATTGTGCGGCTGCAGTGGCTCGATGGCCCGCGGACGAAAAGTGCGGGACAATCTGGACGGGTGAAGTCGGCTAGACCGTCATCTCTTCAAGGAGGACGCTTCCGACATGAAGGCCGTCGTGATGGCCGGAGGCGAAGGCACACGCCTTCGTCCCATGACCTCAAGCATGCCCAAGCCGCTCCTGCCCGTGGCCAACCGCCCGATCATGGAGCATGTGCTACGGCTGCTCAAAAGGCATGGGCTCAACGAGACCGTCGTTACTGTCCAGTTCTTGGCATCGCTGGTCAAGAACTACTTCGGTGATGGCGAGGAGCTCGGCATGGAGCTCACCTATGCCAATGAGGAGAAGCCACTCGGTACTGCCGGCAGCGTCAAGAACGCCGAGGAGGCGTTGAAGGACGACGCCTTCCTCGTGATCTCCGGTGATGCTCTGACCGACTTCGATCTCACTGAGCTCATCAATTTCCACAAGGAGAAGGGCGCGCTGGTCACGGTCTGTTTGACGCGCGTACCGAATCCGCTCGAATTCGGCATCACCATCGTGGACGAAGAGGGCAAGGTCGAGCGCTTCCTGGAGAAGCCGACCTGGGGGCAGGTCTTCTCGGACACCGTGAATACGGGCATCTATGTCATGGAGCCCGAGGTCTTCGACTATGTCGAGGCCGATGTGTCCGTCGACTGGTCAGGCGACGTCTTCCCTCAGCTGATGAAGGAGGGCAAGCCGGTATACGGCTATGTCGCCGAGGGCTACTGGGAGGACGTCGGCACCCATGAGAGCTATGTGAAGGCGCAGGCCGACGTCCTGGAAGGCAAGGTGGACGTCGAGCTCGACGGCTTCGAGATCTCCCCGGGCGTGTGGGTGGCCGAGGGCGCCGAGGTGCACCCCGATGCGGTGCTGCGTGGACCCCTGTACATCGGGGACTATGCCAAGGTCGAGGCGAACGCCGAAATCCGCGAGCACACCGTCGTCGGCTCCAATGTCGTCGTCAAGAGCGGCGCATTCCTGCACAGGGCCGTGGTGCACGACAACGTCTACATCGGGCAGCACAGCAATCTGCGCGGCTGCGTCGTCGGGAAGAACACCGACATCATGCGGGCCGCCCGGATCGAGGACGGCGCCGTCATCGGCGACGAATGCCTTGTCGGTGAGGAATCGATCATCCAGGGCAATGTACGCGTCTACCCGTTCAAGACCATTGAGGCCGGCGCCTTTGTCAGCACCTCGGTGATCTGGGAGTCGCGAGGCCAGGCGCATCTCTTCGGCGCCCGTGGCGTGTCCGGAATCCTGAACGTGGAGATCACCCCGGAACTCGCCGTACGCCTCGCTGGGGCATACGCGACGACGCTCAAGAAGGGCTCCACGGTCACGACGGCCCGTGACCACTCCCGAGGCGCTCGTGCGCTGAAGCGGGCAGTCATCTCGGCTCTGCAGGCCAGCGCCATCGACGTACGCGACTTGGAGAACGTGCCGCTGCCGGTGGCCCGGCAGCAGACCGCCAGGGGCAGTGCGGGCGGGATCATGATCCGGACGACGCCTGGAGTGCCGGACTCCGTCGACATCATGTTCTTCGACGGGCAGGGCGCCGATCTCTCGCAGGGAGGGCAGCGGAAACTGGACCGGGTATTCGCGCGGCAGGAGTACCGGCGCGCGTTCCCGGGTGAGATCGGGGATCTGCACTTCCCGGCCAGCGTCTTCGATTCGTACACGGGATCGCTGCTGAGGAATGTCGACACCACCGGTATCGCCGAATCCGGGCTGAAGGTGGTCGTGGACGCCTCCAACGGCAGTGCGGGGCTTGTGCTGCCCAGCCTGTTGGGCAAGCTCGGCGTGGATTCGTTGACCATCAATCCCGGTCTCGACGAGTCGAGGCCGACGGAGACGGCGGACACGCGGCGGGCCGGTCTGGTGCGGCTCGGCGAGATCGTCGCATCCGCGCGGGCGGCGTTCGGGGTGCGCTTCGACCCGGTGGGTGAGCGGCTCTCGCTCGTCGACGAGAAGGGGCGGATCGTCGAGGACGACCGGGCCCTGCTCGTCATGCTCGACCTGGTGGCCGCGGAGCGGCGCAGTGGGCGGGTGGCGCTGCCGGTGACCACCACGCGGATCGCCGAGCAGGTGGCGGCGTACCACGGTACGCAGGTGGAGTGGACGACCACGTCTCCCGATGATCTGACGCGGGTCGGGCGCGAGGAGTCGACGATCTTCGGCGGTGACGGGCGCGGCGGCTTCATCATTCCCGAGTTCAGTGGTGTGTTCGACGGCGCGGCCGCCTTCGTACGACTCATCGGGCTGGTGGCGCGGACGCAGCTCACGCTCAGCCAGATCGACGCGCGGATTCCGCGGGCGCACGTGATCAAGCGCGATCTCGCGACTCCCTGGGCGGTCAAGGGACTGGTGATGCGCCGGGTCGTGGAAGAAGCCGGAGACCGGTTTGTGGACACCACCGACGGCGTACGTGTGGTCGAGGCCGACGGGCGCTGGGTGATGGTGCTCCCTGACCCCGCCGAGGCGGTCACGCATCTGTGGGCCGAAGGTCCCGACGACGCCTCCGCGGAGGCGCTGCTCGACGAGTGGGCGGCCGTCGTGGACAGCGCCGGTCGCTAAACACCCTGCACGCGCGCGTGCCGGACAAGTGCCCCCAAGGGGGCCTGTCCGGCACGCCGGTGGGGCCATTCGGAGGTAGCGCCCGCGACGTGCGACGATGTGCGGCATGCCGCAGCCACCCCCCGTTCGGAGCACACCTCCGCGCCTCTCGCGCCCGGACGCCTCCATGTCGCTGCTCACCAACGTCATGGACCACAGCCTCGACGACGGATACGCCGAAGCGGCCGCCCGTAAGAAGGCCGAGGGCACTGGTGGCATGCCGAAAACGGTGCGGGCGAAGCTCGGTCTGGCCGCCGGTCTCGTCCTCGCGGCCCTGGTCGTGACCGTGGGAGCCGCGAACGCGCGGATAGCCGCCCCTGTCGTCGCCAAGGAGCGCCAGGAGCTCATCGACCGCATCGAGCGCGAGACCGCGGCCGCCGACAAGCTCGAGAGCAGTGTCGACACCCTGCGCGCCGATGTGAGCGCCCGGCAGCGAGAGGCGCTCAACAAGAACGGGGGCGGTGAGCAGGCCGACCTGGTGAGTCTCCTGTCCGGCGCCACCGATGTGCATGGCCCCGGCGTGAAGCTCGTCGTGAACGACGCCAAGGATGCCACCGCGGGCGGAGAGGGCGATCCGCGGGGGACCTCCGGGTTCTCCGACACCGGACGCGTCCGCGACCGTGACATGCAGCGCGTCGTCAACGGGCTCTGGGAGTCGGGTGCCGAGGCCATCGCCATCAACGGACAGCGGCTGACGGCCCTGTCGGCGATCAGGGCCGCAGGTGACGCGATACTGGTCGACAACAAGCCGCTGGTGCCGCCGTACACGGTGCTCGCGGTGGGGGACGGCAAGCGGCTCGGCACCAGGTTCCAGAACAGTGCCGACGGGCTGTATCTGCACGCCCTGCAGGAGAACTTCGGGATCCGGACCAGCATTTCCGTCGAGGACGAGGTCGGGTTGTCCGCCGCACCGAGTGTGATCGTACGTACAGCACAGCCGAGCACAGAGAAGGGCACATCGTGATCGCCGTACTGGGCCTCGTCGTGGGAGTCGTGGCTGGATTGTTGGTCCGGCCCGAGGTTCCGGCGGTCGTCGAGCCTTACCTCCCCATCGCCGTGGTGGCGGCGCTCGACGCCGTGTTCGGAGGCCTGCGCGCGATGCTCGACGGCATCTTCGACGACAAGGTCTTCGTGGTGTCGTTCCTTTCGAACGTGGTCGTGGCCGCGCTGATCGTCTTCCTGGGCGACAAGTTGGGCGTCGGCGCCCAGCTCTCCACGGGCGTCGTGGTCGTCCTCGGTATCCGTATCTTCTCCAACGCCGCGGCGATCCGCCGGCACGTGTTCCGGGCGTGAGGCCGATGAGCAACAAGGACGAGACCACCCACCCCTCCGCGACCACCCACCCCTCCGAGGCCCCCCGGCCCTCCGAGGCTCCCCAGCCTGCCGGGACCTCCCGGCCCTCCGAGACCGCGGAGTCCTCCCAGCCCTCCTCCAAGACGCCTGAGAACCGGCTGCGCAGGGAACTGCCCGAAGAGGTGTCCGCCGCGGCACCCGAGGGTTCCGGGCAGGAGGAGCACGATGAGGGCTCCGAACCGTCGCTGACCGGCCGTCAGCGACTGGCCAAGGGGTTGTGGCCGCCGCGTGTGACGCGTGCGCAACTCATCGTCGCCGTGCTGCTGTTCGGCCTCGGTTTCGGCCTGGCCGTCCAGGTCGCCTCCAACAGCGACAGCGACAGCGCCCTGCGCGGCGCACGTCAGGAAGATCTCGTACGTATCCTCGATGAACTCGACAACCGTACTCAGCGTCTTGAAGACGAGAAGCAGGGTCTGGAAGATCAGCGCACCGAGCTGGAGAGCAGCTCGGACCAGGCTGAGGAGGCTCGCAAGCAGACGGTCGAGAAGGAGAGACAACTCGGCATTCTGGCGGGCACCGTGGCCGCGCAGGGACCCGGCATCACGGTGACGGTCAACGACACGAAGGGGACGGTCGAGGCGGACATGCTGCTTGACGCGATCCAGGAGCTGCGCGCGGCCGGCGCGGAGGCGATCCAGGTCAACGGCGTACGCGTCGTCGCCAGCACCTATCTGACGGACTCCGGGAGCGGAGTGAAGGTCGACGGGAACAAGATCGCCCAGCCCTATCGTTTCAAGGTCATCGGCAAGCCGCAGGACCTGGAGCCGGCGCTCAACATCCCCGGAGGCGTGGTGCAGACACTGGAGAAGGAGCAGGCCACCGTCACGGTGGACCGCTCGACGAAGATCGTTGTGGACGCCTTGCGGCAGGCGAAGCGGCCTGACTACGCTCGGTCGTCGTCCCAGTGAACCGGGGCCGCATGGCGGGCGTCCGGCGAGGGCATGAGGTTGCGGGGGGTCGGCGCACCGAATGGGTGGTGCGTGGTGGAAACTGTCTGGTGGATACGGACGTTGTGAGGATGTCCGGGTCGACCGGTGTGTTCAATCAGGGTTCGTCCTGCCCCACGGGCGGGTCTGTTTCGGTCAAGGGGAATCGCCCGTGAAGTTGTTTGCGAAGTTGTTCGGCAAGAGCGCGCGAGAGGGCAGCGGTGACAACGCGACTGCCCGGCACCGCGCACCACGCCATGGAGAGGCCGAGGGCCAGAGCGGCGAGCGCCCGCTGTTCCGGGACCAGGTCGGTGACATTTCCGGTGGTCAGGGCGCGCCGTCTGTTGACCCTGCCCAGTCAGGCCGCATAGGTTTCGGGGAACCGTCAACCTCAAGTGCGGGTGGAGGGTTTGCCTCCGACCCGTACGCGTCCCATGCCCCTGGCGGGCAGCCGCGGCAGGAGGATCCGTCCATGTCGGCCCTGGTGTGTACGAGGTGCGGGAACCGCAACGCGGAGAACAGCCGCTTCTGTTCCAACTGCGGTGCGCCGCTGCGGGGCGGTCCGGAGCGTCCGTCCGAGACGACGTCCACGATCTCCATTTCGGGCCTCGAGGCCTACGACGCCGAGGTGACGGGCCAGACGCCCTCGCCGATGCTCTCTCCCGAGGCGCAGGCGGCCGTCGACGCGCTGCCGCTCGGCTCGGCGCTCCTGGTGGTGCGCCGCGGCCCGAACTCGGGCAGTCGCTTCCTGCTGGACAGCGATCTGACCACGGCAGGGCGTCATCCGCAGAGCGACATCTTCCTGGACGACGTGACCGTGTCGCGCCGCCATGTGGAGTTCCGCCGCGCCGCGGACGGCACGTTCACGGTGGCCGACGTCGGCAGCCTGAACGGCACCTACGTCAACCGGGAGCGGATCGACCAGGTCGCCCTGTCGAACGGTGACGAGGTGCAGATCGGGAAGTACCGGCTGGTCTTCTACGCGAGCCAGCGGGGCATCTGACCCTCCCCCGGACTTCGTCCGGGGGGATCCCAGGGAAGGTCCATGCTTCAAACACCGAGCGGCGGTACCGGAAGCGGTACCGCCGCCGCGGACAGTGGGCTGATGAGCATCGGCGTGGTGCTGAACGCGCTGCGCGACGAGTTCCCCGAAGTCACCATCTCCAAGATTCGGTTCCTGGAGTCGGAGGGGCTCATCGAGCCGCAGCGGACGCCCTCGGGGTATCGAAAGTTCAGTGCGCGCGACGTCGAGCGCCTCGGCCACGTCCTGCGGATGCAGCGGGACCACTATCTGCCGCTGAAGGTGATCAGGGAGCACCTGGACGCCCTGGAGCGCGGTGAGGCGGTGCGCCTGCCGTCCGTGGGGCGCCAGCGTGACGCCGACGCCGGAGAACCGCTCGGTGATCTTTTCGGAGAGTCCGAGGCGCCCACTGCGGCCCGTGTGGGCCGTGCCGAGCTGCTGGCCGCCGCCGAGATCGGTGAGCAGCAGCTCAAGGAGTGGGAGTCGTACGGGCTGATCGCACCGCTGCCGGACGGTGCGTACGACGCGGAGGCGGTGACCGTCGCCGCGCTCGTCGTCGAGCTGGGGCGGTTCGGGATCGAGCCGCGCCATCTGCGCGCGATGAAGGCCGCGGCGGACCGTGACGCGGGCCTTGTGGACCAGGTGGTGGCCCCGCTGAGGCGTCACCGCAATCCGCAGACCAGGGCGCACGCGGAAGCCCGTACGAAGGAGCTGGCGGGGCTCACGGTGAAGCTGCACGCAGCGCTGGTGCAGACCGCGCTGGGCGTGCGATTGCCCTGATCCGAGGCGCCGGACCGGCCTGCGGATCGTCCACCCGTTCTGTGCCCGACTACCCAAACGTCCCGGGCACGGCCTAGGGTTGCTGTGTGAACGAGCTCGATGTCGTAGGTGTCCGGGTCGAGATGCCCTCCAACCAACCGATCGTGCTTCTGCGTGAAGTGGGAGGCGACCGTTACCTCCCCATCTGGATCGGACCGGGGGAGGCGACGGCGATCGCCTTCGCTCAGCAGGGCATGGCCCCCGCGCGACCGCTGACCCACGACCTGTTCAAGGACGTGCTGGAGGCTGTGGGCCAGGAACTCACCGAAGTGCGCATCACGGACCTGCGTGACGGCGTCTTCTATGCGGAGCTCGTGTTCGCCAGCGGTGTCGAAGTGAGTGCGCGGCCGTCCGACGCCATAGCGCTTGCCCTGCGCACCGGCACGCCGATCTACGGCAGCGACGGGGTGCTCGACGACGCAGGAATCGCGATTCCGGACGAGCAAGAGGACGAGGTGGAGAAGTTCCGCGAGTTCCTCGACCAGATCTCGCCCGAGGACTTCGGCACCAATAGCCAGTGATGCGCGGCACCGACGGCAGCCAGTGAAGTCCGGCACCGATAGCCGGTCACACCGGGGACGACCTGCAGTGTCAGGGCGCTCGGCCTGGCAATTGCCCACGGCCAGTGTGGTGTGGCGCGGTCCGCCCCGAGAGCATTCGGCTAGCCTTTCCCCGCGGTGGGGCACGGGAAACCACTCCTAGGGT
This genomic interval from Streptomyces dengpaensis contains the following:
- a CDS encoding CDP-alcohol phosphatidyltransferase family protein, with protein sequence MEVQETRVQTDRVLTIPNILSMARLAGVPIFLWLILRPEFGGPKSDGWALLVLMLSGISDYLDGKLARRWNQISSLGRLLDPAADRLYILSTLVGLTWREILPLWLTAVLLARELLLLVMVGILRRHGYPPPQVNFLGKAATFNLMYAFPLLLLSDASGWIASLAAIFGWAFAGWGTTLYWWAGILYVVQVRRLVRADAMAD
- a CDS encoding mannose-1-phosphate guanyltransferase produces the protein MKAVVMAGGEGTRLRPMTSSMPKPLLPVANRPIMEHVLRLLKRHGLNETVVTVQFLASLVKNYFGDGEELGMELTYANEEKPLGTAGSVKNAEEALKDDAFLVISGDALTDFDLTELINFHKEKGALVTVCLTRVPNPLEFGITIVDEEGKVERFLEKPTWGQVFSDTVNTGIYVMEPEVFDYVEADVSVDWSGDVFPQLMKEGKPVYGYVAEGYWEDVGTHESYVKAQADVLEGKVDVELDGFEISPGVWVAEGAEVHPDAVLRGPLYIGDYAKVEANAEIREHTVVGSNVVVKSGAFLHRAVVHDNVYIGQHSNLRGCVVGKNTDIMRAARIEDGAVIGDECLVGEESIIQGNVRVYPFKTIEAGAFVSTSVIWESRGQAHLFGARGVSGILNVEITPELAVRLAGAYATTLKKGSTVTTARDHSRGARALKRAVISALQASAIDVRDLENVPLPVARQQTARGSAGGIMIRTTPGVPDSVDIMFFDGQGADLSQGGQRKLDRVFARQEYRRAFPGEIGDLHFPASVFDSYTGSLLRNVDTTGIAESGLKVVVDASNGSAGLVLPSLLGKLGVDSLTINPGLDESRPTETADTRRAGLVRLGEIVASARAAFGVRFDPVGERLSLVDEKGRIVEDDRALLVMLDLVAAERRSGRVALPVTTTRIAEQVAAYHGTQVEWTTTSPDDLTRVGREESTIFGGDGRGGFIIPEFSGVFDGAAAFVRLIGLVARTQLTLSQIDARIPRAHVIKRDLATPWAVKGLVMRRVVEEAGDRFVDTTDGVRVVEADGRWVMVLPDPAEAVTHLWAEGPDDASAEALLDEWAAVVDSAGR
- a CDS encoding DUF881 domain-containing protein, which codes for MCGMPQPPPVRSTPPRLSRPDASMSLLTNVMDHSLDDGYAEAAARKKAEGTGGMPKTVRAKLGLAAGLVLAALVVTVGAANARIAAPVVAKERQELIDRIERETAAADKLESSVDTLRADVSARQREALNKNGGGEQADLVSLLSGATDVHGPGVKLVVNDAKDATAGGEGDPRGTSGFSDTGRVRDRDMQRVVNGLWESGAEAIAINGQRLTALSAIRAAGDAILVDNKPLVPPYTVLAVGDGKRLGTRFQNSADGLYLHALQENFGIRTSISVEDEVGLSAAPSVIVRTAQPSTEKGTS
- a CDS encoding small basic family protein: MIAVLGLVVGVVAGLLVRPEVPAVVEPYLPIAVVAALDAVFGGLRAMLDGIFDDKVFVVSFLSNVVVAALIVFLGDKLGVGAQLSTGVVVVLGIRIFSNAAAIRRHVFRA
- a CDS encoding DUF881 domain-containing protein, with protein sequence MSNKDETTHPSATTHPSEAPRPSEAPQPAGTSRPSETAESSQPSSKTPENRLRRELPEEVSAAAPEGSGQEEHDEGSEPSLTGRQRLAKGLWPPRVTRAQLIVAVLLFGLGFGLAVQVASNSDSDSALRGARQEDLVRILDELDNRTQRLEDEKQGLEDQRTELESSSDQAEEARKQTVEKERQLGILAGTVAAQGPGITVTVNDTKGTVEADMLLDAIQELRAAGAEAIQVNGVRVVASTYLTDSGSGVKVDGNKIAQPYRFKVIGKPQDLEPALNIPGGVVQTLEKEQATVTVDRSTKIVVDALRQAKRPDYARSSSQ
- a CDS encoding FHA domain-containing protein, with translation MGGAWWKLSGGYGRCEDVRVDRCVQSGFVLPHGRVCFGQGESPVKLFAKLFGKSAREGSGDNATARHRAPRHGEAEGQSGERPLFRDQVGDISGGQGAPSVDPAQSGRIGFGEPSTSSAGGGFASDPYASHAPGGQPRQEDPSMSALVCTRCGNRNAENSRFCSNCGAPLRGGPERPSETTSTISISGLEAYDAEVTGQTPSPMLSPEAQAAVDALPLGSALLVVRRGPNSGSRFLLDSDLTTAGRHPQSDIFLDDVTVSRRHVEFRRAADGTFTVADVGSLNGTYVNRERIDQVALSNGDEVQIGKYRLVFYASQRGI
- a CDS encoding MerR family transcriptional regulator gives rise to the protein MLQTPSGGTGSGTAAADSGLMSIGVVLNALRDEFPEVTISKIRFLESEGLIEPQRTPSGYRKFSARDVERLGHVLRMQRDHYLPLKVIREHLDALERGEAVRLPSVGRQRDADAGEPLGDLFGESEAPTAARVGRAELLAAAEIGEQQLKEWESYGLIAPLPDGAYDAEAVTVAALVVELGRFGIEPRHLRAMKAAADRDAGLVDQVVAPLRRHRNPQTRAHAEARTKELAGLTVKLHAALVQTALGVRLP
- a CDS encoding bifunctional nuclease family protein; amino-acid sequence: MNELDVVGVRVEMPSNQPIVLLREVGGDRYLPIWIGPGEATAIAFAQQGMAPARPLTHDLFKDVLEAVGQELTEVRITDLRDGVFYAELVFASGVEVSARPSDAIALALRTGTPIYGSDGVLDDAGIAIPDEQEDEVEKFREFLDQISPEDFGTNSQ